In Helianthus annuus cultivar XRQ/B chromosome 3, HanXRQr2.0-SUNRISE, whole genome shotgun sequence, a single window of DNA contains:
- the LOC110931506 gene encoding EG45-like domain containing protein, which yields MGFVSKALILIAILTCLTSVAHAIRGQATFYTPAYVPSSCYGYNDHGIMIVALNGRLFGNKGACGRRYRVRCTGGTNAGVPHPCTGKSIVVTAVDLCPGCADNQIDLSQEAFSMIANPDAGRINIEYDQI from the exons ATGGGTTTTGTGAGTAAAGCTCTGATCTTGATCGCCATTCTCACATGTCTTACCTCTGTTGCTCATGCAATTAGGGGTCAAGCCACTTTCTACACTCCTGCCTACGTTC CATCATCATGTTATGGCTACAATGACCACGGAATCATGATTGTAGCGCTGAACGGTCGTTTGTTTGGTAACAAAGGTGCATGTGGGAGGAGGTACCGTGTGCGCTGCACTGGAGGAACCAACGCTGGCGTTCCGCACCCTTGCACTGGAAAATCTATTGTCGTTACAGCTGTTGATCTTTGTCCCGGATGTGCAGACAACCAAATTGATCTTTCACAAGAAGCATTTTCAATGATTGCTAATCCTGATGCAGGGAGGATTAACATCGAATATGATCA GATCTAA